The following coding sequences are from one Streptomyces sp. V3I7 window:
- a CDS encoding PucR family transcriptional regulator, which yields MPPTLASLVHHSALKLTVRAGEDRLDVPVRWVHASELADPVPYMEGGELLLITALKLDAEDPEAMLRYVRRLVGAGVVGLGFAVGVHYEDIPKALVDAAGQEGLPLLEVPRRTPFLAISKAVSAALAADQYRAVTAGFAAQRELTRQALTAGPEGLLGALATQVDGWAALYDASGTVVATAPEWAGRRAARLITDVDRLRQRPAPASSVVAGPENEDRVELHTLGTGRRPRAALAVGTAAALGTAERYAVHSAIALLTLTTERSRSLYAAEQRVGAAVLRMLLAGEPDHARAVAGDLYGGLLDAPFRIIVAESVSASAARAHADARARVPLAHTSTPASGSARTTSPASPGATALAATADGGDRLDGLAETVESAAARSGEAVLVVPEGERLVVLAADGGAAVAACAEYAAALEAGRAAPVPEQSAGDDDELVVGLSAPSGPIAAAAAYKHAEQALSVARRRGRVLVEHDQLAAGSVLPLLADDAVKAFADGLLRPLYEHDATGRGDLVASLRAWLSRHGQWDAAAADLGVHRHTLRYRMRRVEEILGRSLDDPDTRMDLWLALKTMSAD from the coding sequence ATGCCCCCGACGCTCGCCTCGCTCGTCCACCACTCCGCGCTCAAGCTGACCGTGCGCGCGGGCGAGGACCGCCTCGACGTGCCGGTCCGCTGGGTGCACGCCAGCGAGCTCGCCGACCCCGTCCCGTACATGGAGGGCGGGGAACTGCTGCTGATCACCGCGCTGAAGCTGGACGCGGAGGATCCGGAGGCGATGCTGCGGTACGTGCGGCGGCTGGTCGGCGCCGGTGTCGTCGGGCTCGGCTTCGCCGTCGGCGTCCACTACGAGGACATCCCCAAGGCGCTTGTCGACGCGGCCGGGCAGGAGGGGCTGCCGCTGCTGGAGGTGCCGCGCCGCACCCCGTTCCTCGCCATCAGCAAGGCCGTGTCCGCCGCGCTCGCCGCCGACCAGTACCGGGCGGTGACCGCCGGGTTCGCCGCCCAGCGGGAGCTCACCCGGCAGGCGCTGACCGCCGGTCCGGAGGGGCTGCTCGGCGCGCTCGCGACCCAGGTCGACGGATGGGCGGCGCTGTACGACGCCTCGGGCACCGTCGTCGCCACCGCGCCCGAGTGGGCGGGGCGGCGGGCGGCACGGCTCATCACCGACGTCGACCGGCTGCGGCAGCGGCCCGCGCCGGCCTCGTCCGTCGTCGCCGGACCGGAGAACGAGGACCGGGTCGAACTGCACACCCTCGGCACGGGCCGGCGGCCACGGGCGGCGCTCGCCGTCGGCACGGCCGCCGCCCTCGGCACCGCCGAGCGGTACGCCGTCCATTCCGCCATCGCCCTGCTCACGCTCACCACGGAGCGCTCGCGCTCGCTGTACGCGGCCGAACAGCGGGTCGGCGCGGCGGTGCTGCGCATGCTGCTCGCCGGGGAGCCGGACCACGCCCGGGCCGTCGCGGGGGACCTGTACGGGGGGCTGCTCGACGCGCCGTTCCGGATCATCGTCGCCGAGTCCGTGTCGGCGTCGGCCGCGCGGGCCCACGCCGACGCACGCGCGCGCGTGCCGCTGGCCCACACCTCGACCCCAGCGTCCGGCTCCGCCCGTACGACGTCGCCCGCGTCGCCCGGGGCGACGGCACTCGCCGCCACCGCCGACGGCGGGGACCGGCTGGACGGGCTCGCCGAGACCGTGGAGTCGGCGGCGGCGCGGTCCGGGGAGGCCGTGCTGGTCGTCCCCGAGGGGGAGCGGCTGGTGGTCCTGGCAGCGGACGGCGGCGCGGCGGTGGCCGCCTGCGCGGAGTACGCGGCGGCGCTGGAGGCAGGGCGGGCCGCGCCCGTGCCCGAGCAGTCGGCCGGGGACGACGACGAACTGGTCGTCGGCCTGTCGGCCCCCTCCGGCCCGATCGCCGCGGCCGCCGCCTACAAGCACGCCGAGCAGGCGCTGTCGGTGGCGCGGCGACGGGGACGGGTGCTCGTCGAGCACGACCAGCTGGCGGCGGGCTCGGTGCTGCCGCTGCTGGCGGACGACGCGGTGAAGGCCTTCGCGGACGGTCTGCTGCGCCCGCTGTACGAACACGACGCCACCGGCCGCGGCGACCTGGTCGCCTCCCTGCGCGCATGGCTCTCCCGGCACGGCCAGTGGGACGCGGCGGCCGCCGACCTGGGCGTCCACCGCCACACGCTCCGCTACCGGATGCGCCGCGTCGAGGAGATCCTGGGCCGCAGCCTGGACGACCCGGACACCCGCATGGACCTCTGGCTGGCCCTGAAGACGATGTCAGCCGACTGA
- a CDS encoding aldehyde dehydrogenase family protein, whose protein sequence is MTSTHAFWLAGRQATGEDSLDVTNPWDGRLVGQVSVPTDAQVEEAVAAAYAVLDDFAATPAHVRAAALDHVGKRLTERSEELAQLISAENGKPIKWARGEVGRAVSVFRFAAEEARRFNGGEAQRLDTDAGGQGRLAVTRRFPKGVVLGIAPFNFPLNLCAHKIAPAIAAGVPIILKPAPATPLSGLILGEFLAETELPAGSWSILPVSNDRMPALVQDERLPVISFTGSEQVGYAIMDSVPRKHCTLELGGNGAAVVLGDYASDADLDWAATRIATFSNYQGGQSCISVQRVIADTSVYDRLLPRIVAAVEAQVTGDPADDATEVGPLVSEAAAQRVEEWVDEAVAAGAQLLAGGKRDGASYAPTVLTDVPAGTKLATEEVFGPVLTVRRVDGEAEAFAAVNDSKYGLQAGVFTHDLQTAFRAHRALEVGGVVIGDVPSYRADQMPYGGAKQSGVGREGVKFAMDDYTYERVLILTGLAL, encoded by the coding sequence ATGACTTCCACCCACGCCTTCTGGCTCGCCGGCCGCCAGGCCACCGGCGAGGACAGCCTCGACGTCACCAACCCCTGGGACGGGCGTCTCGTCGGCCAGGTCAGCGTGCCGACGGACGCTCAGGTCGAGGAGGCCGTGGCCGCCGCGTACGCCGTACTGGACGACTTCGCCGCCACCCCGGCCCACGTGCGCGCCGCCGCCCTCGACCACGTCGGCAAGCGGCTGACCGAGCGGAGCGAGGAGCTCGCGCAGCTGATCTCCGCCGAGAACGGCAAGCCGATCAAGTGGGCCCGCGGCGAGGTAGGCCGGGCGGTCTCCGTGTTCCGGTTCGCCGCCGAGGAGGCCCGCCGCTTCAACGGCGGTGAGGCCCAGCGCCTCGACACCGACGCCGGCGGCCAGGGCCGTCTCGCCGTCACCCGGCGCTTCCCCAAGGGCGTCGTCCTCGGCATCGCGCCGTTCAACTTCCCGCTGAACCTGTGCGCCCACAAGATCGCCCCGGCCATCGCCGCCGGCGTGCCGATCATCCTCAAGCCGGCCCCGGCCACCCCGCTGTCCGGCCTGATCCTCGGTGAGTTCCTCGCCGAGACCGAGCTGCCCGCCGGTTCCTGGAGCATCCTCCCGGTGTCCAACGACCGCATGCCCGCCCTGGTCCAGGACGAGCGCCTGCCGGTCATCTCCTTCACCGGTTCCGAGCAGGTCGGCTACGCGATCATGGACTCCGTGCCGCGCAAGCACTGCACCCTGGAGCTGGGCGGCAACGGCGCCGCGGTCGTCCTCGGCGACTACGCCTCCGACGCCGACCTCGACTGGGCCGCGACCCGCATCGCGACCTTCTCGAACTACCAGGGCGGCCAGTCCTGCATCTCCGTGCAGCGCGTCATCGCGGACACCTCCGTCTACGACCGCCTGCTGCCGCGCATCGTCGCCGCCGTCGAGGCCCAGGTCACCGGCGACCCCGCCGACGACGCCACCGAGGTCGGCCCGCTGGTCAGCGAGGCCGCCGCGCAGCGCGTCGAGGAGTGGGTCGACGAGGCCGTCGCCGCCGGCGCCCAGCTCCTCGCCGGCGGCAAGCGCGACGGCGCCTCGTACGCGCCGACCGTCCTGACCGACGTACCGGCCGGCACGAAGCTCGCCACGGAGGAGGTCTTCGGACCCGTCCTGACCGTGCGGCGCGTGGACGGCGAGGCCGAGGCCTTCGCGGCCGTCAACGACTCCAAGTACGGCCTCCAGGCGGGCGTCTTCACCCACGACCTGCAGACCGCCTTCCGCGCCCACCGGGCCCTGGAGGTCGGCGGCGTGGTCATCGGCGACGTCCCCTCCTACCGCGCCGACCAGATGCCGTACGGCGGCGCCAAGCAGTCCGGCGTCGGCCGCGAGGGCGTGAAGTTCGCGATGGACGACTACACCTACGAGCGGGTGCTGATCCTCACCGGGCTCGCCCTGTAA
- a CDS encoding acyl-CoA dehydrogenase family protein — protein sequence MSAPTTKRTVTEREAREVAEAAREQDWRKPSFAKELFLGRFRLDLIHPHPLPADEEAQRGEEFLAKLRDFCETKIDSARIEREAQIPDEVVDGLKELGALGMKIDTKYGGLGLTQVYYNKALALAGSASPAIGALLSAHQSIGVPQPLKLFGTQEQKETFLPRCARTDISAFLLTEPDVGSDPARLATSAVPDGDDYILDGVKLWTTNGVVADLLVVMARVPKSEGHPGGITAFVVEAGSEGVTVENRNAFMGLRGLENGVTRFHQVRVPAANRIGPEGAGLKIALTTLNTGRLSLPAMCAGAGKWCLKIAREWSAAREQWGKPVAFHEAVGSKISFIAATTFALEAVLDLSSQMADENRNDIRIEAALAKLYGSEMAWLMADELVQIRGGRGFETAASLAARGERAVPAEQILRDLRINRIFEGSTEIMHLLIAREAVDAHLAVAGDLIDPEKPLADKARAGADAGRFYAKWLPKLVAGPGQLPTSYGEFKREVDLSPHLRYVERHARKLARATFYGISRWQGRMETKQGFLGRMVDIGAELFAMSAACVRAELLRSQGDHGREAYQLADAFCRQARIRVDELFRRLWDNTDDLDRTVVKGVLGGVYEWLEQGIVDPSGEGPWIADATPGPSQKENVHRPIR from the coding sequence ATGTCCGCCCCCACCACCAAACGCACCGTCACCGAGCGGGAGGCCCGCGAGGTGGCGGAGGCCGCCCGGGAACAGGACTGGCGCAAGCCCAGTTTCGCCAAGGAACTGTTCCTCGGCCGTTTCCGGCTCGACCTCATCCACCCCCACCCCCTCCCGGCCGACGAGGAAGCCCAGCGCGGCGAGGAGTTTCTCGCCAAGCTCCGCGACTTCTGCGAGACGAAGATCGACTCGGCCCGGATCGAGCGCGAGGCACAGATCCCCGACGAGGTCGTCGACGGGCTCAAGGAACTCGGCGCCCTCGGCATGAAGATCGACACCAAGTACGGCGGCCTCGGCCTGACGCAGGTGTACTACAACAAGGCCCTCGCCCTGGCCGGCTCCGCGAGCCCGGCGATCGGCGCCCTGCTCTCGGCCCACCAGTCGATCGGCGTGCCGCAGCCGCTGAAGCTCTTCGGCACCCAGGAGCAGAAGGAGACCTTCCTCCCGCGCTGCGCCCGTACCGACATCTCGGCGTTCCTGCTGACCGAGCCGGACGTCGGCTCCGACCCGGCCCGCCTCGCCACGTCGGCCGTGCCCGATGGGGACGATTACATCCTCGACGGCGTGAAGCTGTGGACCACCAACGGCGTGGTCGCCGACCTGCTCGTCGTGATGGCGCGGGTGCCGAAGTCGGAAGGCCACCCGGGCGGCATCACGGCCTTCGTGGTCGAGGCCGGCTCCGAGGGCGTCACGGTGGAGAACCGCAACGCGTTCATGGGCCTGCGCGGCCTGGAGAACGGCGTCACCCGCTTCCATCAGGTGCGCGTCCCGGCCGCCAACCGGATCGGCCCCGAGGGTGCCGGTCTGAAGATCGCGCTGACCACCCTCAACACCGGCCGGCTCTCGCTGCCCGCGATGTGCGCGGGCGCGGGCAAGTGGTGCCTGAAGATCGCCCGCGAGTGGTCGGCGGCCCGCGAGCAGTGGGGCAAGCCCGTCGCGTTCCACGAGGCGGTCGGCTCGAAGATCAGCTTCATCGCGGCCACGACCTTCGCGCTGGAGGCCGTCCTGGACCTGTCCAGTCAGATGGCCGACGAGAACCGCAACGACATCCGCATCGAGGCCGCCCTCGCCAAGCTGTACGGCTCCGAGATGGCCTGGCTGATGGCCGATGAGCTGGTCCAGATCCGCGGCGGCCGAGGCTTCGAGACGGCCGCGTCGCTGGCGGCCCGGGGCGAACGCGCCGTACCCGCCGAGCAGATACTGCGCGACCTGCGCATCAACCGGATCTTCGAGGGCTCCACCGAGATCATGCACCTGCTGATCGCGCGCGAGGCCGTCGACGCCCACCTGGCGGTCGCCGGTGACCTCATCGACCCCGAGAAGCCCCTCGCGGACAAGGCGCGGGCGGGCGCCGACGCGGGCCGCTTCTACGCCAAGTGGCTGCCCAAGCTGGTGGCAGGCCCGGGACAACTCCCGACCTCGTACGGGGAGTTCAAGCGCGAGGTGGACCTCTCCCCGCATCTGCGCTACGTCGAGCGGCACGCCCGCAAGCTGGCCCGCGCCACCTTCTACGGCATCTCCCGCTGGCAGGGCCGGATGGAGACCAAGCAGGGCTTCCTCGGCCGGATGGTCGACATCGGCGCGGAGCTGTTCGCGATGAGCGCGGCCTGCGTCCGCGCGGAGCTGCTGCGCAGCCAGGGCGACCACGGCCGCGAGGCCTACCAGCTCGCCGACGCCTTCTGTCGCCAGGCCCGCATCCGCGTGGACGAGCTGTTCCGGCGACTGTGGGACAACACCGACGACCTGGACCGCACGGTGGTCAAGGGCGTGCTCGGCGGCGTGTACGAGTGGCTGGAGCAGGGGATCGTCGATCCATCGGGCGAAGGCCCGTGGATCGCGGACGCGACCCCCGGACCTTCCCAGAAGGAGAACGTGCACCGGCCGATCAGGTAG
- a CDS encoding lamin tail domain-containing protein, whose protein sequence is MRMTRIRAALPALAGAALFTGTLLSTPAEAAGSVHIYEVYYDSPGSDGGSNTSLNGEWVKIKNSTSSTVSLKGWKIKDATGYTYTFGDVKIGAGNTKKVHTGEGTNTASDKYWGRSWYVWNNTGDTAKLYKASGTKLDSCSWSSRGSGYKYC, encoded by the coding sequence ATGCGCATGACGCGGATACGCGCCGCCCTGCCCGCTCTCGCGGGCGCCGCCCTGTTCACGGGCACGCTGCTCAGCACTCCGGCCGAGGCCGCCGGCAGCGTCCACATCTACGAGGTGTACTACGACAGCCCCGGCTCGGACGGCGGCTCCAACACCAGCCTCAACGGCGAGTGGGTCAAGATCAAGAACTCGACCTCGTCGACGGTCTCGCTCAAGGGCTGGAAGATCAAGGACGCCACCGGTTACACGTACACCTTCGGGGACGTGAAGATCGGCGCCGGCAACACCAAGAAGGTGCACACCGGCGAGGGCACCAACACCGCGAGCGACAAGTACTGGGGCCGCTCCTGGTACGTCTGGAACAACACCGGCGACACCGCGAAGCTCTACAAGGCGAGCGGCACGAAGCTCGACTCGTGCTCGTGGTCGTCGCGGGGCAGCGGCTACAAGTACTGCTGA
- the dxr gene encoding 1-deoxy-D-xylulose-5-phosphate reductoisomerase yields MSDSPAPLADPHLVYDPLAGDGPKDVVILGSTGSIGTQAIDLVLRHPDRFRVTALSANGGRVALLAEQAYRLRVRTVAVAREDVVPALREALAAQYGAGEPLPEILAGPEAAAQVAASECHTVLNGITGSIGLAPTLAALEAGRTLALANKESLIVGGPLVKALAKPGQIIPVDSEHAALFQALAAGTRADVRKLVVTASGGPFRGRTKAELANVTVEDALAHPTWAMGPVITINSATLVNKGLEVIEAHLLYDIPFDRIEVVVHPQSYVHSMVEFTDGSTLAQATPPDMRGPIAIGLGWPERVPDAAPAFDWSRASTWEFFPLDTEAFPSVDLARHVGELAGTAPAVFNAANEECVEAFRAGALPFNGIMETVTRVVEEHGTPPLAASLERGDSHRSGTSLTVSDVLEAETWARARARELTDRTATAEARA; encoded by the coding sequence ATGAGCGACAGTCCCGCACCCCTCGCCGATCCGCACCTCGTCTACGACCCCCTCGCGGGAGACGGCCCCAAGGACGTGGTGATCCTCGGCTCCACCGGGTCCATCGGCACCCAGGCCATCGACCTCGTGCTGCGCCACCCCGACCGCTTCCGGGTGACCGCCCTGTCCGCCAACGGCGGCCGGGTCGCCCTCCTCGCCGAGCAGGCCTACCGGCTGCGGGTGCGGACCGTCGCGGTCGCCCGCGAGGACGTCGTGCCGGCGCTGCGCGAGGCGCTCGCCGCCCAGTACGGCGCGGGTGAGCCGCTGCCGGAGATCCTCGCCGGACCCGAGGCGGCCGCGCAGGTCGCCGCCTCCGAGTGCCACACCGTCCTCAACGGCATCACCGGCTCCATCGGCCTCGCCCCGACCCTCGCCGCCCTGGAAGCGGGCCGCACCCTCGCGCTCGCCAACAAGGAGTCGCTCATCGTCGGCGGCCCGCTGGTCAAGGCGCTCGCCAAGCCGGGGCAGATCATCCCGGTCGACTCCGAGCACGCGGCGCTCTTCCAGGCGCTGGCCGCCGGCACCCGCGCCGATGTGCGCAAGCTCGTCGTCACCGCCTCCGGCGGCCCCTTCCGCGGCCGTACGAAGGCGGAACTGGCGAACGTCACCGTCGAGGACGCCCTCGCGCACCCCACCTGGGCCATGGGCCCGGTGATCACGATCAACTCCGCGACCCTCGTCAACAAGGGCCTGGAGGTCATCGAGGCGCACCTTCTCTACGACATCCCCTTCGACCGCATCGAGGTCGTCGTCCACCCGCAGTCGTACGTCCACTCGATGGTCGAGTTCACGGACGGATCGACGCTCGCGCAGGCGACGCCGCCCGACATGCGCGGGCCCATCGCCATCGGTCTCGGCTGGCCCGAACGCGTCCCGGACGCGGCGCCCGCCTTCGACTGGAGCAGGGCCTCGACCTGGGAGTTCTTCCCGCTCGACACCGAGGCGTTCCCGTCCGTCGACCTCGCCCGGCACGTCGGCGAACTCGCCGGTACGGCTCCGGCGGTGTTCAATGCGGCCAATGAGGAGTGCGTCGAGGCGTTCCGGGCGGGTGCGCTGCCCTTCAACGGGATCATGGAGACCGTGACCCGGGTGGTCGAGGAGCACGGCACTCCCCCACTCGCGGCTTCGCTCGAGCGGGGGGACTCCCATCGTTCGGGAACTTCCCTGACCGTCTCGGACGTCCTCGAAGCAGAGACCTGGGCCCGCGCCCGGGCTCGCGAACTGACCGACCGGACGGCGACCGCGGAGGCGCGTGCATGA
- a CDS encoding RIP metalloprotease, protein MTAVMMILGIVVFVIGLLVSIAWHELGHLSTAKLFGIRVPQYMVGFGPTIWSRHKGETEYGIKAIPAGGYIRMIGMFPPGEDGRITARSTSPWRSMIEDARSAAYEELKPGDETRLFYTRKPWKRVIVMFAGPFMNLVLAVALFLTVLMGFGIQQQTTTVSSVSPCVIAQTEKRDTCKKSDAASPAQAAGLKPGDKIVAFAGVRTKDWNRLSDLIRVSAGKDVPIVVDRKGHEVDLHAKIATNMVPKKDSSGAYVQGEYVKAGFLGFGAATGVVKQDFGDSVTWMGDRVGDAVHSIASLPAKVPGLWNAAFDGAPRAPDSPMGVVGAARVGGEIFTLDIPPTQQLAMALMLVAGFNLSLFLFNMLPLLPLDGGHIAGALWEALRRHLARVLRRPDPGPFDVAKLMPVAYVVAGIFICFTVLVLIADVVNPVRIT, encoded by the coding sequence ATGACAGCAGTGATGATGATCCTCGGCATAGTCGTCTTCGTGATCGGCCTGCTGGTCTCGATCGCCTGGCACGAGCTGGGGCATCTGTCCACCGCCAAGCTCTTCGGCATCCGCGTGCCGCAGTACATGGTCGGCTTCGGCCCGACCATCTGGTCGCGGCACAAGGGCGAGACGGAGTACGGGATCAAGGCGATCCCGGCCGGCGGCTACATCCGCATGATCGGCATGTTCCCGCCCGGCGAGGACGGCCGGATCACCGCGCGCTCCACCTCGCCCTGGCGGAGCATGATCGAGGACGCCCGATCGGCAGCCTACGAGGAGCTGAAGCCGGGAGACGAGACCCGCCTCTTCTACACGCGCAAGCCGTGGAAGCGGGTCATCGTGATGTTCGCGGGCCCGTTCATGAACCTGGTCCTGGCGGTGGCGCTGTTCCTGACCGTGCTGATGGGCTTCGGCATCCAGCAGCAGACCACCACGGTCAGCTCGGTCTCCCCGTGCGTCATCGCGCAGACCGAGAAGCGCGACACGTGCAAGAAGTCCGACGCGGCCTCCCCGGCCCAGGCCGCCGGCCTCAAGCCGGGCGACAAGATCGTGGCCTTCGCCGGGGTGCGCACGAAGGACTGGAACAGGCTCTCCGACCTCATCCGCGTCAGCGCGGGCAAGGACGTGCCGATCGTCGTCGACCGCAAGGGCCACGAAGTGGACCTGCATGCGAAGATCGCCACCAACATGGTCCCGAAGAAGGACTCCAGCGGGGCCTACGTCCAGGGTGAGTACGTCAAGGCCGGCTTCCTCGGCTTCGGCGCGGCCACCGGCGTCGTCAAGCAGGACTTCGGCGACTCCGTGACCTGGATGGGAGACCGCGTCGGCGACGCCGTCCACTCCATCGCCTCCCTGCCCGCCAAGGTCCCCGGACTGTGGAACGCGGCCTTCGACGGCGCCCCGCGCGCCCCCGACTCGCCCATGGGCGTGGTCGGCGCGGCCCGCGTCGGCGGTGAGATCTTCACCCTCGACATCCCGCCGACCCAGCAGCTCGCGATGGCGCTGATGCTGGTGGCGGGCTTCAACCTGTCCCTGTTCCTCTTCAACATGCTCCCGCTGCTGCCGCTCGACGGCGGGCACATCGCGGGCGCGCTGTGGGAGGCGCTGCGCCGGCACCTGGCGCGGGTGCTGCGCCGTCCGGACCCCGGTCCCTTCGACGTCGCGAAGCTGATGCCGGTGGCCTACGTGGTGGCGGGGATCTTCATCTGCTTCACCGTCCTGGTGCTCATCGCGGATGTCGTGAACCCCGTGAGAATCACCTGA
- the ispG gene encoding flavodoxin-dependent (E)-4-hydroxy-3-methylbut-2-enyl-diphosphate synthase, giving the protein MTAISLGMPSVPTKIAERRKSRQIQVGSVAVGGDAPVSVQSMTTTRTSDIGATLQQIAELTASGCQIVRVACPTQDDADALATIARKSQIPVIADIHFQPKYVFAAIEAGCAAVRVNPGNIKQFDDKVREIARAAKDHGTPIRIGVNAGSLDRRLLQKYGKATPEALVESALWEASLFEEHDFRDIKISVKHNDPVVMIEAYRQLAARCEYPLHLGVTEAGPAFQGTIKSAVAFGALLSEGIGDTIRVSLSAPPAEEVKVGIQILESLNLRQRGLEIVSCPSCGRAQVDVYKLAEEVTAGLTGMEVPLRVAVMGCVVNGPGEAREADLGVASGNGKGQIFVKGEVIKTVPESKIVETLIEEAMKLAAQMEADGVTSGEPSVAVAG; this is encoded by the coding sequence ATGACTGCGATTTCTCTCGGCATGCCGTCCGTTCCGACCAAGATCGCCGAACGCCGCAAGAGCCGGCAGATCCAGGTCGGATCCGTGGCCGTCGGCGGAGACGCGCCTGTGTCGGTGCAGTCGATGACGACGACGCGGACGTCGGACATCGGTGCGACGCTCCAGCAGATCGCGGAACTGACGGCGTCGGGCTGCCAGATCGTGCGGGTGGCCTGCCCCACGCAGGACGACGCGGACGCGCTGGCGACGATCGCACGGAAGTCGCAGATCCCGGTGATCGCGGACATCCACTTCCAGCCGAAGTACGTGTTCGCGGCGATCGAGGCGGGCTGTGCCGCGGTGCGGGTGAACCCGGGGAACATCAAGCAGTTCGACGACAAGGTCAGGGAGATCGCGCGGGCGGCGAAGGACCACGGCACGCCGATCCGCATCGGTGTGAACGCCGGTTCCCTGGACCGGCGTCTGCTGCAGAAGTACGGCAAGGCCACACCCGAGGCCCTGGTCGAGTCGGCTCTCTGGGAGGCGTCGCTGTTCGAGGAGCACGACTTCCGGGACATCAAGATCTCGGTGAAGCACAACGACCCGGTCGTGATGATCGAGGCCTACCGCCAGCTGGCGGCCCGGTGCGAGTACCCGCTGCACCTGGGTGTGACGGAGGCGGGCCCGGCGTTCCAGGGCACCATCAAGTCGGCGGTGGCGTTCGGCGCGCTGCTGTCCGAGGGCATCGGCGACACGATCCGCGTCTCGCTGTCGGCGCCGCCGGCGGAGGAGGTCAAGGTCGGCATCCAGATCCTGGAGTCGCTGAACCTGCGCCAGCGGGGTCTGGAGATCGTTTCGTGCCCGTCGTGCGGCCGCGCGCAGGTGGATGTGTACAAGCTGGCCGAGGAGGTCACGGCGGGCCTGACCGGCATGGAGGTCCCCCTTCGCGTCGCGGTCATGGGCTGTGTCGTGAACGGCCCGGGCGAGGCCCGCGAGGCCGACCTCGGCGTCGCTTCCGGTAATGGCAAGGGCCAGATCTTCGTGAAGGGCGAGGTCATCAAGACCGTCCCCGAGTCGAAGATCGTGGAGACCCTGATCGAGGAGGCCATGAAGCTGGCCGCCCAGATGGAAGCCGACGGCGTAACCTCCGGCGAACCCTCGGTAGCGGTAGCAGGCTGA
- a CDS encoding GNAT family N-acetyltransferase codes for MLTQTTSRVLEPSDLDAALAVLDREPVANAFVAARVQVAGLDPWRLGGEMWGWYEDGMLTSLCYAGANLVPICATPRAVRAFADRARRAGRRCSSIVGPAETTAELWSLLEPRWGPAREIRAHQPLMVTDRMPADIAPDPYVRRIRKDEIDTITPACVAMFTEEVGVSPLAADGGLLYQARVAELVGSGRSFARLDEDGKVVFKAEIGAATPRACQIQGVWIAPEHRGKGLAAPGMAAVLRYALADVAPIASLYVNDFNTAARKTYRRVGFEEVGAFMSVLF; via the coding sequence GTGTTGACCCAGACCACCTCCCGGGTGCTCGAACCGAGTGACCTGGACGCCGCCCTCGCGGTGCTCGATCGCGAGCCCGTCGCGAACGCCTTCGTCGCGGCCCGCGTACAGGTGGCCGGCCTCGACCCGTGGCGGCTCGGCGGCGAGATGTGGGGCTGGTACGAGGACGGCATGCTCACGTCCCTCTGCTACGCGGGCGCCAACCTGGTCCCGATCTGCGCCACCCCGAGAGCCGTACGCGCCTTCGCGGACCGCGCGCGCCGGGCCGGCCGCCGCTGCTCCTCGATCGTCGGCCCCGCCGAAACCACCGCCGAGCTGTGGAGCCTGCTCGAACCCCGCTGGGGCCCCGCCCGCGAGATCCGCGCCCACCAGCCGCTCATGGTCACCGACCGGATGCCCGCCGACATCGCTCCCGACCCCTACGTCCGCCGCATCCGCAAGGACGAGATAGACACGATCACGCCGGCGTGCGTGGCGATGTTCACCGAGGAGGTGGGCGTCTCCCCGCTGGCCGCCGACGGAGGCCTGCTCTACCAGGCCCGGGTCGCCGAACTCGTCGGCTCCGGCCGCTCCTTCGCCCGCCTCGACGAGGACGGCAAGGTCGTCTTCAAGGCGGAGATCGGCGCCGCCACCCCCCGCGCCTGCCAGATCCAGGGCGTGTGGATCGCCCCCGAGCACCGGGGCAAGGGCCTCGCCGCCCCCGGCATGGCCGCCGTCCTGCGCTACGCCCTGGCCGACGTGGCCCCGATCGCCAGCCTCTACGTCAACGACTTCAACACGGCGGCGAGGAAGACGTACCGCCGCGTGGGCTTCGAAGAGGTCGGCGCCTTCATGAGCGTGCTGTTCTGA
- a CDS encoding GNAT family N-acetyltransferase, with the protein MDLVIGPLDLSSHVDEALAVQAVAFGLGPEEVAVRRHIVLRHMTCLGARALGATVGGRLVGFVYGMPNDRGHWWSTVVEPYLRAEGNEGWLDHSFVITELHVHPLHQNRGIGRHLITAITDSAAEPRSILSAIDTDSAARGLYHSLGYRDLARQVLFPSAPKPYAIMGAPLPLRRR; encoded by the coding sequence ATGGACCTCGTGATCGGCCCTCTGGACCTCTCGTCCCACGTCGACGAGGCCCTGGCCGTCCAAGCCGTCGCCTTCGGACTCGGCCCCGAAGAGGTGGCCGTACGCCGTCACATCGTCCTGCGCCACATGACCTGCCTTGGAGCCCGGGCGCTGGGCGCCACGGTCGGGGGACGGCTCGTCGGGTTCGTGTACGGCATGCCCAACGACCGCGGCCACTGGTGGTCCACCGTGGTCGAGCCCTATCTGCGCGCCGAGGGCAACGAGGGCTGGCTCGACCACTCCTTCGTGATCACCGAACTGCACGTCCACCCGCTCCACCAGAACCGGGGCATCGGCCGCCACCTCATCACCGCCATCACCGACAGCGCCGCCGAACCCCGCTCGATCCTCTCCGCGATCGACACCGACAGCGCCGCACGCGGGCTCTACCACTCCCTCGGCTACCGGGATCTGGCCCGCCAGGTCCTCTTCCCGAGCGCCCCGAAGCCGTACGCCATCATGGGCGCCCCGCTGCCGCTGCGCCGCAGGTGA